A stretch of Lathyrus oleraceus cultivar Zhongwan6 chromosome 6, CAAS_Psat_ZW6_1.0, whole genome shotgun sequence DNA encodes these proteins:
- the LOC127094682 gene encoding uncharacterized protein LOC127094682 gives MTRVMFDLRRGPTVPVASVSAAMDKTDRRKTYQYKLRDSKVDELRKLSECLTEDYRVAFKQAYGNLLGVLSTKEDSGLMFTFTQFYDPTLHYFTFQNFLLAPTLKEFAHLLQLPVKNQAPYMIEENFPDSANIAQALCMKKDLIESTLHINGNTQGLQSKFIFENAVMFANSGSWDAFYASFALLIYGLVLFPNVEGFIDKTDITIFISQNPVPTLLADVFFSFHWRNMKKGGTINCCIPLLQKWIVSYLSKKGSFVDNVGDLKWPQRLISLDAEDVVWFSLDYLRVELIF, from the exons ATGACTAGAGTCATGTTTGACCTTCGTAGA GGACCTACCGTGCCAGTTGCTAGTGTCAGTGCAGCAATGGATAAGACCGACCGAAGAAAAACCTATCAGTACAAATTGAGAGACTCCAAGGTCGATGAGTTGAGGAAGCTCAGTGAGTGCCTTACTGAAGATTACCGAGTAGCCTTCAAGCAAGCCTATGGCAACCTGTTGGGGGTTTTGTCTACCAAGGAGGATTCAGGGTTGATGTTCACATTCACACAGTTTTATGACCCCACTTTGCATTACTTCACGTTCCAGAACTTTCTTCTAGCTCCCACACTAAAGGAGTTTGCCCATCTACTACAGTTACCAGTCAAAAACCAGGCTCCCTACATGATTGAGGAGAACTTCCCAGACTCCGCAAATATAGCTCAAGCCTTGTGCATGAAGAAGGATCTAATCGAGTCCACTCTCCATATCAATGGTAACACGCAGGGCCTACAGTCCAAATTCATATTCGAGAACGCCGTTATGTTTGCTAACAGTGGAAGCTGGGACGCATTTTACGCCAGCTTTGcattactcatctatggattggtgttgttcCCGAATGTTGAAGGCTTTATTGACAAGACCGATATCACCATATTCATCTCCCAAAACCCGGTTCCCACCTTACTAGCTGATGTATTCTTCTCCTTCCATTGGAGAAACATGAAGAAAGGGGGAACCATCAATTGTTGCATTCCTCTGCTTCAGAAATGGATTGTGTCCTATCTCTCGAAGAAAGGGTCGTTTGTTGATAATGTGGGTGATTTGAAATGGCCACAAAGGTTGATATCATTAGACGCTGAAGACGTCGTCTGGTTTAGTCTCGATTACTTGAGAGTGGAGTTGATATTCTGA
- the LOC127094684 gene encoding uncharacterized protein LOC127094684 — translation MPGFEVSPEEGPGLVSRWTLVFDGASNARGHGIGVVITSSTGFHLPFTARLCFDCTNNTAEYEACVYGLEAEIDLRIKILDVFGDSTLVISQVKGDWETRDSKLIPYKEHIRKLIPYFDEISFHHIFSEENQLADALATLASMFKVKWNNEAPSIQIDHLDEPAHCLAIEADPDGKPWFYDIKTFLEK, via the coding sequence ATGCCAGGCTTCGAGGTAAGCCCTGAGGAAGGCCCCGGACTAGTATCgcgatggacgctcgtgttcgacgGTGCGTCGAATGCCCGAGGTCATGGTATAGGTGTTGTTATCACGTCTTCAACTGGTTTCCACCTTCCATTTACCGCTAGATTGTGCTTTGACTGCACCAACAACACggcagaatatgaagcatgtGTCTACGGTTTAGAGGCGGAAATCGACTTGAGAATCAAAATCCTTGATGTATTCGGTGATTCAACTCTGGTAATCAGTCAGGTGAAAGGCGATTGGGAGACTCGGGATAGCAAGTTGATACCCTACAAAGAGCACATCAGGAAGCTGATACCCTATTTTGATGAAATCTCCTTTCATCATATTTTTAGTGAGGAAAATCAGTTAGCAGACGCTCTAGCCACGTTGGCGtctatgttcaaagtcaaatggaaTAATGAAGCACCATCCATCCAGATTGACCACTTAGATGAACCAGCGCATTGTCTAGCAATTGAGGCCGATCCTGACGGTAAGCCTTGGTTCTACGACATAAAGACATTTTTGGAGAAATAG